One window of the Rhodococcus sovatensis genome contains the following:
- a CDS encoding DEAD/DEAH box helicase — protein MSVDIVFDELLINEIAARFDLRDPNRRALEAVIKAVGIATPAEGFPELVTDLATGVGKTYLMSSLVDYAAAQGVRHVLVVTPGSVIQNKTLDNFDAASAKYVAGADHEPIVITPDNFRAGAVGAALRDPDALKVFVFNVQQLIRPSDKVSRKVRDTDENLGDDLYSYLEQADDLLVIADEHHIYHEKATAFSAAIRELNPLALIGLTATPSKSDLGKVIFQYTLGEAIADGHVKTPVIVYRKDGTKDERTQLADACHLLRKKETAYRQFLLTRPDLPQIKPVLFVVCSSIDHATEVGQTLAQDGFIGDPAAVLEITSQSSDEALAALAACEAPESPIRAIVSVNMLREGWDVRNIAVIVALRRLASQGLTEQILGRGLRLPFGVLTQVAMVDQVDLVAHDSYQQLLAQKDALRERIEIAPSQVDVDEQGAATTAGDLAVPDPELPTSPTNLGGAGLEGQADPDEDVLEPGTGVQPLTFIDTDGGEDSEPTLFTQETDDRIAEPAPQPMGRVGNAPQILFPRRVARMSVASFSLSDIPDGDAQAAGARFITEIPTFLAKDALIATRDDHDDITIKVAPQKNVEAQQMYLGIDTIREDLTAAIFRQVEESASEKRAARRITNAFLKGAGVVTGNETAEWGENRRQQAIGGMTRLINDAYSKRLRQMVYDLEPVTLPVEPVIIDAARDAYSDKFVKHVQFTGWQRNIMSVATFDAGSTEWKIAHLLDRDDDIAWWLRLYTNGPAFIPTSRDGSYFPDFIAIDTAGVYWLIEGKSDKNALDADVLRKREAAENWARFVRDKGEFGDWHYVFATESHIKHAGSWTALKVATEPE, from the coding sequence ATGTCCGTCGACATCGTCTTCGATGAACTCCTGATCAACGAGATCGCCGCTCGGTTTGATCTGCGAGATCCCAACAGACGCGCGCTGGAGGCAGTCATTAAGGCTGTCGGTATTGCCACCCCCGCGGAGGGCTTCCCGGAGCTTGTAACCGACCTCGCCACCGGTGTTGGCAAGACCTACCTGATGTCTTCGCTGGTCGACTACGCCGCCGCGCAGGGAGTTCGGCACGTGCTGGTGGTGACGCCGGGGAGCGTCATCCAGAACAAGACCCTGGACAATTTTGACGCGGCGTCGGCGAAGTACGTGGCCGGTGCCGACCACGAGCCCATCGTTATCACTCCCGACAATTTCAGAGCGGGCGCTGTTGGCGCGGCGTTACGTGACCCGGACGCCTTGAAGGTGTTCGTGTTCAACGTCCAGCAGTTGATTCGGCCCTCGGACAAGGTCTCCCGCAAGGTCCGCGACACCGACGAGAACCTCGGCGATGACCTGTACTCCTATCTGGAGCAAGCCGACGACCTGCTAGTGATCGCTGATGAGCACCACATCTACCACGAGAAGGCCACGGCGTTCTCGGCGGCGATTCGAGAGTTGAACCCGCTGGCGCTGATCGGTCTGACCGCGACACCTTCCAAGTCGGATCTGGGCAAAGTGATTTTTCAGTACACGCTCGGGGAGGCGATCGCGGACGGTCACGTGAAGACCCCCGTGATCGTGTACCGAAAAGATGGGACTAAGGACGAGCGCACTCAGCTGGCTGATGCATGCCACCTGCTCCGGAAGAAGGAGACCGCGTACCGGCAGTTTCTCCTTACCCGGCCAGATCTACCCCAGATCAAGCCAGTGCTCTTCGTCGTATGCTCCTCGATTGACCACGCGACGGAGGTCGGACAGACACTCGCCCAGGACGGATTCATCGGGGATCCCGCTGCGGTCTTGGAGATCACGTCCCAGTCCTCCGACGAGGCTCTTGCCGCCCTCGCTGCTTGTGAAGCGCCGGAGTCACCCATCCGGGCGATCGTCAGCGTCAACATGCTCCGCGAAGGGTGGGACGTCCGCAATATCGCAGTGATCGTCGCGCTGCGGCGGTTGGCGTCGCAAGGACTGACCGAGCAGATTCTAGGCCGAGGTCTCCGGTTGCCGTTCGGAGTTCTCACGCAGGTGGCCATGGTCGATCAGGTTGACCTGGTAGCGCACGACTCGTACCAGCAGCTGTTGGCGCAGAAAGATGCGCTTCGTGAGCGCATCGAGATCGCCCCCTCACAGGTCGACGTCGATGAGCAAGGCGCGGCGACGACTGCTGGCGACCTTGCAGTGCCCGACCCAGAGCTACCAACCAGCCCGACGAACCTGGGCGGGGCGGGGCTCGAAGGCCAAGCAGATCCCGATGAGGACGTCCTAGAGCCGGGCACCGGCGTTCAGCCACTCACGTTCATCGATACGGACGGCGGCGAAGATTCTGAGCCGACTCTCTTCACCCAAGAGACCGATGACAGGATCGCCGAGCCCGCACCCCAGCCGATGGGACGAGTCGGGAACGCGCCACAGATTCTGTTCCCGAGACGCGTCGCCCGAATGTCGGTGGCGTCGTTCAGCCTCTCAGACATTCCGGATGGGGATGCGCAGGCTGCTGGTGCTCGGTTCATCACTGAGATCCCGACCTTCCTTGCCAAAGACGCATTGATCGCAACCCGCGACGACCACGACGACATCACCATCAAGGTCGCGCCGCAGAAGAACGTCGAGGCCCAGCAGATGTACCTCGGGATCGACACGATCCGCGAGGACCTGACCGCAGCGATCTTCCGTCAGGTTGAGGAATCGGCTTCGGAGAAGCGCGCGGCGCGGCGGATCACCAATGCCTTCCTGAAGGGCGCTGGTGTCGTTACGGGGAACGAGACCGCCGAATGGGGTGAGAACCGTCGTCAGCAGGCGATCGGAGGCATGACCCGCCTCATCAACGATGCCTACAGTAAGCGCCTTCGTCAGATGGTCTACGACCTTGAACCCGTCACACTGCCGGTCGAGCCGGTGATCATCGACGCGGCGCGCGATGCCTACAGCGACAAGTTCGTCAAGCACGTCCAATTCACTGGCTGGCAGCGCAACATCATGTCCGTAGCAACCTTCGACGCCGGGTCGACTGAGTGGAAGATCGCCCATTTGCTCGACCGCGACGACGACATCGCATGGTGGCTGCGGTTGTACACGAACGGCCCTGCCTTCATTCCGACGAGTCGAGATGGCAGCTATTTCCCGGACTTCATCGCGATCGACACTGCGGGGGTCTACTGGTTGATCGAAGGCAAATCCGACAAGAATGCTCTCGACGCCGACGTTCTCCGGAAACGGGAAGCCGCCGAGAACTGGGCGCGCTTCGTCCGGGATAAGGGCGAGTTCGGAGACTGGCACTACGTGTTCGCCACCGAGTCGCACATCAAGCACGCGGGTTCGTGGACAGCGCTGAAGGTAGCGACTGAACCTGAGTAG
- a CDS encoding XRE family transcriptional regulator has protein sequence MSTADPNIDDVIAGVGPRLRSLRTERGTTLASLAETTGISLSTLSRLESGDRKPSLELLLPIARAHQIPLDELISAPPVEDPRVKSNPVRRDQVTIHPLTRRPGGMQAYKIVVDGGRSEPDPRVHEGYEWLYVLNGRLRLVLGEHDIVMKPGEAAEFDTRVPHWFGSVDERPVEILSLFGPQGERMHVRAKPAES, from the coding sequence ATGAGTACCGCCGATCCGAACATCGATGACGTCATTGCTGGAGTCGGTCCCAGACTCCGTAGCCTACGGACCGAACGCGGAACGACGCTGGCATCGCTGGCCGAGACGACCGGCATCTCGCTCAGCACCCTTTCGCGACTGGAGTCCGGGGACCGGAAGCCGAGCCTGGAGTTGCTACTCCCCATCGCGCGTGCACATCAGATACCCCTCGACGAACTGATCAGCGCTCCGCCGGTCGAAGACCCCCGCGTGAAGTCGAATCCGGTTCGACGCGATCAGGTCACCATCCACCCGCTCACGCGTCGACCCGGCGGTATGCAGGCGTACAAGATCGTCGTCGACGGAGGACGTAGTGAACCAGACCCGCGCGTCCACGAGGGCTACGAATGGCTGTACGTCCTCAACGGCAGGCTGCGTCTCGTGCTCGGTGAGCATGACATCGTCATGAAGCCTGGGGAGGCCGCCGAATTCGATACCCGCGTGCCGCATTGGTTCGGCTCCGTCGACGAACGGCCTGTCGAGATACTGAGCCTGTTCGGTCCGCAGGGTGAACGAATGCATGTTCGTGCGAAGCCAGCAGAGTCTTGA
- a CDS encoding DUF6584 family protein produces the protein MDVIDQAQQDLSRGDHGGARDRLYAALRREPASQPILELLAYTYLVMGDRASAGAAWFLTGKSDDDPTAASAFAALEARHGSAIGVARALPINAPSEYYPTHARNRLERLTTAIRNNGQDWVPPRDTVYFDETGVDSDDFLDEDFPDGSSGPGGRSVHQRVVAALIILAIAATSASVVLAIVFS, from the coding sequence GTGGACGTGATCGATCAGGCACAGCAGGACTTGTCTCGTGGGGACCACGGTGGTGCGCGCGACCGACTGTACGCAGCATTGCGTCGTGAGCCTGCGTCGCAACCGATACTCGAGTTGCTTGCCTACACATACCTGGTGATGGGGGACCGTGCCTCGGCAGGGGCGGCATGGTTCCTGACCGGCAAATCCGACGACGATCCCACGGCAGCGTCCGCGTTCGCGGCATTGGAGGCGCGCCATGGGTCTGCGATCGGTGTTGCGCGGGCACTGCCGATCAACGCCCCGTCGGAGTACTACCCAACGCACGCCAGGAACCGCCTCGAACGGCTGACGACGGCGATTCGCAACAACGGGCAGGACTGGGTTCCCCCGAGGGACACCGTCTACTTCGACGAAACAGGAGTCGACTCGGACGACTTCCTCGACGAGGACTTCCCGGACGGCAGCTCCGGGCCTGGCGGACGCTCGGTGCATCAACGCGTCGTAGCGGCGCTCATCATCCTCGCGATCGCAGCGACTTCGGCTTCGGTAGTGTTGGCAATCGTGTTTTCGTAG